CCTGGAAGAGGCCGGGGTGGCCACCCACTATCTCGACCGCCCGTCGGACCGCGAGATGCGAGTCAAGACACTCCGCATGATTCCCCTGGAGATCGTGGTGCGCAACGTGACCGCCGGCTCACTCGCGAAACGGATGGGCATTCCCGAGGGCACGGCCCTGTCGAGCACCATCCTCGAGTACTACTACAAGGATGACTCCCTGGGCGATCCGATTCTGTGCGAAAGCCACGTCCACGCTCTCGAAATCTGCTCCAAGGAGGATCTGGCGAAAATCGGAAAAACGGCGTTCAGGGTCAACGAGGTGCTCACCCCCTTTCTCGCCCAGCGGGGTATCAAGCTGATAGACTTCAAGCTGGAGTTCGGCTACGACTCCGAAGGCGAGATACTCTTAGGGGACGAGATAAG
The window above is part of the bacterium genome. Proteins encoded here:
- a CDS encoding phosphoribosylaminoimidazolesuccinocarboxamide synthase codes for the protein MAEERVLYEGKAKITYATDDPNVVRLYYKDSATAFDGKKKGTIKDKGFFNNAITEVFFKLLEEAGVATHYLDRPSDREMRVKTLRMIPLEIVVRNVTAGSLAKRMGIPEGTALSSTILEYYYKDDSLGDPILCESHVHALEICSKEDLAKIGKTAFRVNEVLTPFLAQRGIKLIDFKLEFGYDSEGEILLGDEISPDSCRLWDAKTNEKMDKDRFRHDLGQVEEYYAELHRRITS